AAAGAATAGGATAAAATCCTATCAAAATAAAATAGCAATTAAAATTGCCAAATATTAAAAAAAGTTGAATTAAATCAAATCAATATATACAATGGAAAATCAAGAGTATTCAGTAGGTCTTGACATCGGGACAACCAAGATTGTCGCCATTGTCGGAAGGAGGAATGCACACGGCAAGATAGAAATTCTCGGTGTCGGGAAGGCAAAGAGTCTAGGAGTTCATAAAGGTATTGTGAATAATATTTCGCAAACCATCAACTCTATTAAGGCAGCTGTGGCAGAAGCACAATCCAGTTCCGGAGTTCCTATTCATAAGGTCACTGTGGGGATTGCAGGGAAGCACATTCGCTCATTGCAGCACTCAGATTATATTATGCGCGAGAAGCCGGATAAATTTATCACAGACGACGACATCGAGGCATTAAAAGACCAGGTAAAAAAATTGGTAATGTTACCGGGAGAAGAGATTATTCATGTTCTTCCGCAAGAATATAAAGTAGATTCTGAAGGTGAAATTCAGGAGCCTGTTGGAATGCACGGAAAACGTCTGGAAGCCAACTTCCACGTTGTTGTAGGACAAATGGGAAGCATCAGAAACATTGCAAGATGCGTAAGAGAAGCTGGTTTAGAGATGGAGGCGCTTACTTTAGAGCCTTTAGCATCTTCTGAAGCTGTTTTGACTAAAGAAGAAAAAGAAGCAGGAGTAGCGATTGTAGACATCGGTGGTGGTACTACAGATATTGCTATTTTTAAAGATAATATTATTCGTCACACTTGTGTTATTCCTTACGGTGGTGGTATCATTACTGAAGATATTAAGGAAGGATGTTCCATTATAGAAAAGCACGCCGAGCAATTAAAGGTTAAGTTTGGTTCTGCAGTTCCTGAGTTGGAAAAAGACAGCACATTTGTAACGATTCCGGGACTACACGGTAGACCCGATAAAGAGATTTCTCTTAAAACTTTAGCACAGATTATCAATGCGAGAGTGGAAGAAATTTTGGAAATGGTCAATACAGAATTGAAAGCTTATGGAGCTTTCGAACAAAAGAAAAAACTGATTGCAGGAATTGTTTTGACAGGGGGTGGTTCAAATTTGAAGCATCTTCGTCAGCTGGCAAATTATACGACAGGTTTTGATAGTAGAATTGGTTTTGCAAATGAATACGTTGCGAATGATAAAAATCAGTATCTTAAAGGCCCGGAATTTGCAACTTCTATCGGTTTATTGATGGAAAGTTTAAAGATTAGAGATAAGAAAACAATTGCTGTAGAAGAAGAGGTTGAAGCTGAAGTTGAGAACAAAATTGAGCAAAATGTAGAGGAAATTAATAATAATGCTGAATCTCAAACTCTTGTAACACCTCAAGTAGAGGAAGAGGTTAAAGTTCCTGTACAAACATCAAGATCTTCGAAACCAACATTCGGACAGTCGCTGATGGAGAAAGTTAAAAAATTCTTTGAAGAAGTAGAATAAAAACTATAAATGATGCATGATAAGCGATGAATGATATTTTCATCAACGATCATAATCGATTATCAATTAGAAAAAATTAAATATGGAAAATATAGGCACACAAGGATTTTCATTTGATCTGCCAAAAGGAAATTCTTCGATCATCAAGGTTATCGGTGTAGGGGGCGGTGGAAATAACGCCCTAAAACACATGTACGAGAAAGGTATTCACGGGGTAGATTTCGTGATTTGTAATACCGATGCACAGACTTTAGATAATAATCCGGTTTCAAACAAAGTTCAGTTAGGAATTACCATTACTGAAGGTCTTGGAGCGGGTGCAGATCCTGAAGTAGGAGAAAAAGCGGCTATCGAAAGTATCGAAGAGATTAAAGCAGCAATGGGCCAAAATACCAAAATGGTATTCATCACTGCAGGAATGGGTGGTGGTACCGGTACCGGTGCAGCGCCAGTTATTGCTAAAGTGGCCAAAGATATGGGAATTCTTACGGTAGGTATTGTTACTGTACCTTTCAGTTTTGAAGGGAAAAGAAGACTTGATCAGGCTGAATTAGGACTTGATAAATTAAGAAATAATGTTGATTCATTAATTGTAATCAACAACGATAAATTAAGACAACAATTTGGTAACCTTGGGTTCAAACAAGGGTTCTCAAAAGCCGATGAAGTTTTAACTAATGCCGCAAAAGGAATGGCTGAGGTTATTACAGGTTATTTTGATGTAAACATTGACTTTAGAGATGCTAAATCTGTGCTTCAAAATTCTGGTACGGCATTGATGTCTACTGGTACAGCTTCAGGTGAAAATAAAGCCGAAGAAGCTGTAAGAAAAGCATTAGATTCTCCATTATTGAATGACAACAAAATTACAGGCGCAAGAAATGTACTATTGTTGATCAGAAGTGGTGTAGAAGAAGCTACCATGGACGAAATCGGAATCATCATGGATTATATCCAGAAAGAAGCAGGTCACACCGCTGATATTATCTTCGGGGTTGGTGCTGATGAAGAATTAGGTGATGCGGTAAGTGTATTGGTGATTGCTACAGGTTTTTCAAATGATAACCAAAAGTTTTCGGGTCCTACAGAGAAAATCAGAATTAGTTTAAATGATGCTTTGGAGGCTCCAAAATCTTCTCCTTTCAAAACAAGAGATGAGAGAGAGGTTGCACCAGAGCAAGGATATGACTTTGGAGGGAAAAATCTTTTCAGATTAGATGACGAAGATCATGACGGGCCACGTTTTAAAATGTCGTCATCTGAAAAAAAAATGATTATTGAGGATGAAAATGTAAAAACTGAAAGAAAGTTCTCTGATAGAGAGGAAGATACGTCAGAAAGCCATACTCAGGTTTGGAAAAATGAAGAATTAGACAATAATAACGATTCTCATTTGTTTTCTTTTGATGATGACCCTAATGATTTAGAAATTCAGTCTTTCTCTTTTGATTTTGAAAATAAGAGAGAAGAACCTACTGATAATTCTTTCAGCAATAGCTATTCTGACGAAAAAAAAGTTGAGTTTAACTTTACTGTTAATGAACCTCTTGTTGAGTCTAACTATGATTTTGGCCAGCCAAAAAACGAACTTGAATCTTCAGTAGTAATCGAGAGAAAAATAGAAGAAACCTTTCAGACAATGGAAACCTTCTATCAGACTCCTGAGCAGCCAAAAGTAGAAGAAAGATCACCCTTCCAGACTAGAGCAGAAATAGAAACACAGAAACAAGCCGATTCTGAATTTACTTTCGTCAATAAACCTGCAGAACAGGAAAGAGTGGTAGAGAGAAGAAATAAATTAAAAGAATTTAATTCTCGTTACCAGAATTTCGATATTGTGAATGAATTTGAATCTGTACCAGCCTTTAAAAGAAAAAATATTTCGATTGACGGTTCCAATGCGTCAGATCAAAATATCAACACGTATTTGTCTGATAACAACGGAAACATGCAGATCAGAGAAAATAGATTTTTAAATAAAGATGTAGACTAATTCAATTTGAAAATGGGCTAATTTGAGAATTTTAAAATTAGCGAGTTGTTAAAATAAAACAATTTTGTTGAGCTAAGCGAGTTTGTAATATGTTGATAATCATTTTTTAATTAAATGTTATCAAAGCATCAAGCATTTTCAAATTAATCCATTTTCAAATTTTCAAATTAATAATAATGAGTTTAGAATTAATAATAAGCGAAGCAATAAAAACAGCAATGAGAGCTAAAGACAGAGTGGCTTTAGATTCTTTGCGTGCTGTAAAATCTCAGATATTATTGCTGAAAACGGAAGCTTTAGGAGCTGAGGTTTCACCTGAACAGGAAATTGCAATTTTGCAGAGAATGATCAAACAACGTAAAGATTCTTACGAGCAGTTTACCGCTCAGGGAAGAAATGATTTGGCAGAAGTAGAAGAAGCTCAGATGAAAGTCATTGAGAAATTTTTACCTGCACAGTTATCTTCTGAAGAATTGGAAGCTGAAATTAAGCAGATAATTTCTGAAACAGGAGCTGAATCTATTAAAGATTTAGGAAAAGTAATGGGAATTGCTTCAAAAAATTTAGCCGGAAAATCTGATGGAAAAAGTATTTCCGAGATGGCTAAGAAGCTACTTTCATAAAGTTTCGGGGTTCGGGTTTTCAGTTTCGAGTTAAATTCTCGTACCACGTATCTCGCAACAATTAGGATATTCAACCTTTGCATATCGATTTGATTAACGAAGCCCGGAACTTTATGTTTCGGGCTTCATTTATTGTAAATACTTTATCGATGTTTTGTTATAAATTCTAAAAACTGAAGAGCAAACAAAGATAAAGGTGAGGGAATTAGATTGACAGTAGATCTTCTCTAATGTCTTGAACTATAAATTCAATAAGTTTTTTTTCATGGAAATAGCTTTTAGAACCATTGCAAATCTATCAAAAAAATAACAATATGTGTGTAATAAATTTAATTAATATTAAAAATTATTATTTTATTCTTATATGTTAATCGGGATTTATTTTGTTTATTAAATACTTAGATAGTTTTTATGAATTGTAAACACATTAGAAATGTTGTAAATTTGTAAACACTTAAAAAAAATAAGAAATGTATCCAACAGATTTAGTTATGCCTATGAAGGCTGAGCTTACAGATAAAGGTTTCGCAGATTTAGCAACTCCTGCACAGGTAGAAGATGCTTTAAAGCAATCAGGAACTACTCTTTTAGTAATCAATTCTGTATGCGGTTGTGCAGCTGGAGCTGCAAGACCAGGAGTTGTTTATTCTTTAACAGGAGAAAAAAAACCTGATCATTTAACGACTGTTTTTGCAGGTTTTGATAAAGAAGCGGTAGAAGCTGCAAGAAAGCACTTAGCTCCTTTCCCTCCAAGTTCACCATGTGTGGCGCTTTTCAAAGACGGAGAGTTGGTTCATATGCTTGAGAGACATCATATCGAAGGTAATCCTGCAGGAGCAATTGCTGCTAACTTACAGGCTGCATACGACGAGTATTGTTAATCTAACAATAATAAAGTTTATAGAGAAACCATTGCAATTTTGTGATGGTTTTTTATTTTATAATAATATCACTTCCGGAGTTGATGATTAAAAATACGAATGGCTAAACATTGGGTTGAGGTATTAATGATCATATTACACGGTAAAAATTAGGGAACCTTATCGTGGAATATGCTTTTATAAAAATTGATACTACTAATTTTCTTTAAAACTGTGTTTTATTTTGATAATGAGGTTTTTATGTTCTATTTTGTTGTTTTTTAATGTTTTAAATAAGATATAAGGGTTAAAAATTCTGATGGAATATAAAATTTATTATATTTGTCTTAATGGCAACGAAAGCACTTTTCAATACGGTAGTTAATTGGTTTATCAAGCAAAGGATAGATCAGATTCAGAATTTTATGGATTATCCTATCGATACCCAGAAAGGAATTCTGTTTTCTCAATTATTCCATGCAGAAGACACCGAATATGGCAAGAAATATGGGTTTAATTCGATATCAAGTTATCAGGATTTTAAAAATAAAGTTCCTATCGTTTCTTATGAAGAATTTGAGCCGTATGTAGAACGTGCAAGACAAGGGCATAAAGATGTAAGCTGGCCGGGCTACATCAAGCATTTTGCTAAATCTTCGGGCACAACTAATGCCAAAAGTAAATTTATTCCTATCTCTGCTGAAAGTCTGGAATACTGCCACCTGAAAGCAGGAAAAGATATGGTGTCAATCTATGCCAATAACCATCCTGAAAATCAGCTTTTCACCAATAAAAATTTGCGTCTTGGCGGTAGTTCTGAATTGTATGCCGATTTTAATACAAAATTTGGTGACCTTTCGGCCATTTTAATTGATAACCTTCCTTTTTGGGTAGAAATTACCACAACTCCGAGTAAAAAAGTTTCGTTGATGGGAGAGTGGGAAAGCAAGCTTAAAGCCATTGTTTCTGAAGTTAAAAATGAAGATGTAGGAAGTATTTTAGGCGTTCCCAGCTGGATGATGGTCCTTTTACAAAGAGTTTTAAAAGAAACGGATGTAAAAAGCGTTTCTGAACTTTGGCCAAACCTGGAAGTTTTCTTTCACGGCGGAATTAGCTTTAAACCCTATAAAGAGCAGTATAAACCGATTATCGGAAAAGATATCAATTACTATGAAATCTACAATGCTTCTGAAGGCTTTTTTGGAATTCAGGACAGATCAAATAGTGATGAAATGCTTCTAATGCTCGATTATGGAATTTTCTATGAGTTTATTCCTATGGATGAGTTTTACCATTCTAATCGTAAGGTAGTGAGTCTTGAAGGGGTAGAAGTAGGAAAAAACTACGCAATGGTAATTACCACCAATGGCGGACTTTGGAGGTATTTAATTGGAGATACGGTGGTTTTCACTTCAATCAGTCCTTTTAGAATAAAAATTACGGGTCGTACAAAACATTACATCAATGCCTTTGGGGAAGAGCTGATGATTACTAATGTAGAATCTGCGTTATCTAAAGCTTGTTCGGAAACTAAATCTTCAGTTACTGATTTTACCGGAGCTCCGATTTTTATGAAAGAAAATGAGGGGGGTGCCCACGAATGGATTTTTGAATTTAGTGAGCATCCTGAAAATTTAGAAGTGTTTACTGATATTTTTGACCGTCATCTTAAAACCATTAATTCAGATTACGAAGCCAAAAGATACAATAATATTACATTGAGAAAACCGGTGGTTCACATCGCTAGACCCAATCTTTTCTATTCCTGGCTTGAATCTAAGGGCAAACTGGGCGGACAAAACAAAGTTCCGAGATTGAGTAACGACAGAGAGTATATTGATCCTTTATTGGAGCTTAATAGAGTAAGAGTATAAAAAAACCGCAGAATTTCTGCGGTTTTTATGTTTTATTTCTTTAAATCTTCTTTCAGCTTTTTCGCACCGTCTTCTACTTTCTGAGCGCCTTTTGAAGCAGCATCTTTTACACCTTTGCTCACATCTTGAGCTCCCGATTTTAAGTCTTTTCCTACTTTATGGGCTTCGTCTTTAATATCTTTACCGGCTTTACTGATGTCTTCTTTTGCTTTTTGAGCCGTATTGTCTATTTTGTTACCTGCTTCATCTACGGTATTTTTAATATCGCTTTTCGCTTTATCTATTTTTGAAGTATCTACCAATCCGGTACCGACTTCTGTAGTCGTTGTAGTCGTTACAGATCCGTCAGGATTTTCAGTTTTTTCAGTTGTTGATGATTTTGTGCATGCAACAAATAGTGTAGACACAGCTACTGCTGCTAAAATGTGCTTTTTCATAGTGTATATTTTTTAATTATTCTGTTGTTTTTGTTTCAATTGATTTATTTTCAGCTGCTTTTAGTTTTTTCTCAGCTTCTGCTTTCTTTTTATTCTCTTTTTCAAGTTCTAGGGTAATTCTTTTTTCTTCCTGTTGCAATTTTAATACCTCTTTTAAAGAATCCTGATATTTCTGCGAAGACATTCGTATTTGTCTTGCAATATCTACAGAAGTAGCCCCTGGCGAAAAAGAATCTATTGCGGTCGTATCGTATTTAATTTTTAATTCCTGAGTGGTATCTACAACTGGTTCGCGTTTAGAACAGGCAAGTGTTAATAAAGATAAAATTAGACTGGCAAAAACTACATTTTTCATGCAACTAATTTAATAGAAATTCGGCAATTACAGGATAGTGATCCGATAATTTTACAGAATAATCTACCTTATAGCTTTTAGGAATAATGCTGCTCGATGCAAAAATATAATCTATTCTCAAAGGAAATTTATAATCATGGAAACTTGTAGAGCTGCCATTTCCGGCTTTTACAAATACATCATCTAAGTTTTTAACCAAATTATAATATTCCCAAGAATTAGGAACCGAATTAAAATCTCCCGCAAGAATCACAGGATAAGGGGAATGATCAACCGCTTTTCTGATTTTTCTTACCTGATCTTCGTGTGTTTTGAAAGTAGGAATCAGTCTTGAAAGTAAGGCTTCAATTTTATTTTTTTCTTGCTTCTCAGAGTTTTTGTCCTCCATTCCAAGCATATTTTTATTGAGTCTGAAAGGTTCCAGATAAACATTGATAACCCTTACTATTTTACCATTAATATCAATGTCTGCATAAAAAGAATTGCCTTTAGAATCGTCATTGATTAAATCTCCCTGTCTAATAATTTTATGTTTGGTTTTTAATATCACCGAAGGATATTTTATCAAATCACTTCTTACCGCTCTGTTGGTATCTTTTTCCTGAACCAAAATAATATCGGCATTTTGATCCGTAATATATTTTTTTACCTTACTCCAACCTGAGCTTCCATATTTTACATTAAATGTTAAAACTTTTAGGTCTGTTTTTGCGGAATCGATTTCGTTGTTTTTCGGTGAAAAGTTGACCCATCGTCTTACAGGATTATAAAAAATAAATGTTGAAAGAATAAAAACGAGTGCTATTTTCTTCTTTTTAATAATCCAAATTAGGGTAAATATCAGATGGGCAAAAATTAAATAAGGAAAACCGAGCGAAAGAAGATTGAGCTTGCTGAAATAATTGGGTGGTATCCAGGCATTCGCAAATGTACTAAGTAATAATATTAAAACTCCTAGATGGATGAAAAGTAAAAAAGGAAACCGCTTCATGAAACTCAAAATATCTGTTGAGTAACAAAAATTCTGCCAATCAGTGATTTATGAAATTTGAATAGCGATTTTAATCTATTTTGAAAGTAGCTATCACCGGAAAATGATCAGAAAGATTGACCGAATGGTCAACAGTATAGCTCACTGGTTTTATAGATTCTGAAGTGAAAATATAATCTATTCTTAAAGGATATTTATAATCGTGAAAGCTTGTTCCGCTGCCTCTTCCTACTTCATAGAAAGCATCTTTAAGGCCAGTTCCCAAGTGATAATATTCATAAGAGTTGGGAACAGAGTTTAAATCTCCTACTAAAATTACAGGATAGGGAGAATCTTCAATATTTTGGCGTATGGTTGCTATTTGTTCCTGATGTTTTTTAAACGTAGGAATTAATCGCTTTACAATACTTTTTACTTTTTGCTCGTCTTGCTCACTATTTCCGTTGAGTTTGACCATGCTTTTTTCAAATTTGAAAGGTTGAAGATAGGTATTGATGATGCGGTAGGTTTTTCCTTTGATTTCTATATCGGTTAATTCTACAGAAGCATTGAAGTCTTCATTGTACATGCCTGCAAATAACTCTTTATGAAATACTTGTTTGTATTTTGAGTAGGTCCCAACGATTGGGTTTTTATATTTTTTTTCTAAATTATTAAACTGATACTCGTAATCTGCATCTTCCTGAATTAATACAATATCAGCATTTTGTTCATTAATAAATTTCTCAATGTTTTCTGGACCAAATTTCCCCCCTTTTACATTGAAAGTAACAATTTTAAGATTTGCTGTTTCTTTACTTTCAGAAGAATAATTAACCCATCTTTTGACAGGATTCAAGAAAAATAAACCTAAAAACATAAAGACAAATGCTCTTTTTTTCCAGCTAAAAATCCAGAAAAAAGTGAGTAAAATATATCCGACTACCAAAATTGGAAAACCTAAAGGCAATAAATTAAACCAAGGGAAAATTTTTGGTGGAATATAAGCATTCAGTAAAACTCCTGTTAGCAGCAGTAATAATCCTAAATGTAGAATGAGAAATATTAGTCGGAAAATTTTCACAATCTGTTATTTGAATCGGTATAAATGTCTTTTCCAAATAAGAGCTAAAATAAATCCAACGATTGCACCTCCTACGTGAGCTAAATGCGCAATTCCCCCAACATTTCCGGTAACACCTAATGCTATAGAAACAACAATGACTACTGGTAGTACATATTTTACTTTTACTGGAACGGGAATAAACATGATGCCGATTTTTGCTTCCGGATATAAGGTAGCAAAAGCTGCGATAACCCCGAAGATTGCTCCGGATGCACCTACCATTGGTACTGAAATAATATCTTTTAAATTTTCTATTAATCCTTGTTGAACTAAAACAGCTTCTGGGTTTCCTCTAAATTGAACAGATTCTCCAGCTAGATAACTATTAATATCAAACCCAAAACTCTCTAAACTTCCTTTTATTTGTTCGACTTCAACAAAATTCCATAAATTGAATAAGAAAAAGGCACCCAGCCCACTTAAAAAATACAGAATTAAAAACTTTTTGTCACCCAAACTTTGTTCTAGTATGGGGCCAAAGCTAAACAGTGTCAACATATTGAATAAAATATGCATAAAACTTCCATGCATAAACATGTGAGTGATGATTTGCCAAGAGTGAAAAAAGGGCGAGAATGGATAGAACGCCGCTAAATATGCATTTACTTGATTGTTATTTAGAAGAGTCACTACAATAAATACAATAACATTTATTATAATCAAACCTCTGGTAAGTGGGGGTATATTATTAAACATCTATTTAAAATTTATTTTTAAAATCATTAAACGGAATTTCATAAAAACATCTTTTCCCGTTGGGTAAAAACTCAGGGAAACCAAGTGCTGTAAAATCTTTAATTAGCTGTTCGGCATCAATTTTATAGATAAAATCAAAACGTGATTTCGAATGCATTTTGTTCCATTTGTTTTGGTAAAACTGCATAAATTCTTTTTCGTTTTTATATTCTAAAATCTCAAAAAGACTTTCTAAAAACGTCATCACCTGAGATTCTTTCAAACCTTCAGGCACCGCTTCAATTCTTAACACATTTTCGTGAGCAATGTGCATATCAAAACCAATTTCGGGAAGATATTTATTAATTGATTTATACTTGGCCTTCTCGGTTTCATTCATGTGGTATTCCAACGAAAACAAAAGAGATTGACTGTTGTTTGTAGCTTTTTTAGATTTTTTATTATTTTCTGTTACCAAAAGACGGTGCATTCTGCCTAAATCAAGCATTAATGTGCGGTCTCCTTTATTGAAAAGCCAATATCCATTAGGAAGGCGCATTAAATCTTCGTCAAAGTCTTCATCTTCAAAAAGATTGATTTTTGAAGGTTCCGCAGAGATATTCTGATGGTACATTTCTGTAAGGTTCTGAATTTCTGCTTTTATAGACTGTCTTTCTTCTAAAAAAGGATTGTAATTGCGGTCAACAATAATTTCCGGCATTTTAAGGGTTCCGATATTATTGCTTTTGCTCGGAAAACTTTGATGCATTATCGCATCAAGTTTTGGGTCTCTTTCAAAATCAAGACTTGGTGCTACATTGTAAATTCCTAAAGAACGTTTGATGGTAGAGCGGAGTAGGGCGAAAATAAGATGCTCATCTTCAAATTTTACTTCCGTTTTTTGTGGATGAATATTAACATCAATCTTTTCAGGGTCTAATTCCAGGAAAAGAAAAAACGTAGGAATATATCCAGGTAAAAGCAATCCTTCAAAAGCTTCTTGAACGGCTTTGTTGAAATACGGACTTTTAAAAAATCTTCCATTTACAAAAAGGAATTGTTCGCCACGTGTTTTTTTAGATCCTTCAGGTTTTGCTACAAAACCATGAAGTTGGCACCATAAAATATCTTCTTTAATAGGAATCAGTTGTGGATGTAGCTTTCTGCCGAAAATATCGACAATTCGCTGCATCTGAGTTCCTTTTCTTAATTTAAAAATCGGTTCGTCATCATGAAAAAGAGAAAACTCTAAACCTTCATGAGCGAGTGCAACACGCTGAAATTCATCAATAACGTGTCGGAATTCAATATTATTATTTTTAAGAAACTTTCTTCTTGCAGGAACATTATAGAAAAGATTTTTAACTAAAAAATTAGAACCTTCCGAGGTTTGCACCGGCTCCTGAAACTGGAAAACTCCGCCTTCAATGTAAATATTGGTTCCTAAAGCTGCGTCTTTAAGTTTAGTTTTTAATTCTACCTGAGAAACAGCAGCAATAGAAGCCAAAGCTTCACCACGGAATCCCTTAGTTGCTATTTTAAAAATATCTTCAGTTCCTCTTATTTTTGATGTAGCGTGTCTTTCAAAAGACATTCTTGCATCGGTCTCAGACATTCCTTTTCCATCATCAACTACCTGAATAAGGTTTTTCCCCGCATCTCTTACAATCAGCTCTATTTTTGTTGCTCCCGCATCAATAGAATTTTCCAAAAGTTCTTTTACAATAGATGCAGGACGCTGCACCACCTCACCGGCTGCGATTTGGTTGGCTACATGATCGGGTAAAAGTTGAATAATATCTGACATAAATGAGTATGAACTTACAAAAATAAGCAAAGCAAACAAGATTTAAAATAATAAAACCCTGAATTAAGATTAAGTTATCCCGAACTTTTGCACAATTTTATTAACAAAAAGCCTCTGTTTGAAAAAACAAACAAAGGCTCCAAACTAAGTATATGCAATTTGTGCTGCTACTTTAAAATAATTGCTACATCATTTTTTCTTCTAAAATCAATTTAGATTTTT
The sequence above is a segment of the Chryseobacterium turcicum genome. Coding sequences within it:
- a CDS encoding endonuclease/exonuclease/phosphatase family protein — protein: MKIFRLIFLILHLGLLLLLTGVLLNAYIPPKIFPWFNLLPLGFPILVVGYILLTFFWIFSWKKRAFVFMFLGLFFLNPVKRWVNYSSESKETANLKIVTFNVKGGKFGPENIEKFINEQNADIVLIQEDADYEYQFNNLEKKYKNPIVGTYSKYKQVFHKELFAGMYNEDFNASVELTDIEIKGKTYRIINTYLQPFKFEKSMVKLNGNSEQDEQKVKSIVKRLIPTFKKHQEQIATIRQNIEDSPYPVILVGDLNSVPNSYEYYHLGTGLKDAFYEVGRGSGTSFHDYKYPLRIDYIFTSESIKPVSYTVDHSVNLSDHFPVIATFKID
- a CDS encoding GatB/YqeY domain-containing protein is translated as MSLELIISEAIKTAMRAKDRVALDSLRAVKSQILLLKTEALGAEVSPEQEIAILQRMIKQRKDSYEQFTAQGRNDLAEVEEAQMKVIEKFLPAQLSSEELEAEIKQIISETGAESIKDLGKVMGIASKNLAGKSDGKSISEMAKKLLS
- the ftsZ gene encoding cell division protein FtsZ; translation: MENIGTQGFSFDLPKGNSSIIKVIGVGGGGNNALKHMYEKGIHGVDFVICNTDAQTLDNNPVSNKVQLGITITEGLGAGADPEVGEKAAIESIEEIKAAMGQNTKMVFITAGMGGGTGTGAAPVIAKVAKDMGILTVGIVTVPFSFEGKRRLDQAELGLDKLRNNVDSLIVINNDKLRQQFGNLGFKQGFSKADEVLTNAAKGMAEVITGYFDVNIDFRDAKSVLQNSGTALMSTGTASGENKAEEAVRKALDSPLLNDNKITGARNVLLLIRSGVEEATMDEIGIIMDYIQKEAGHTADIIFGVGADEELGDAVSVLVIATGFSNDNQKFSGPTEKIRISLNDALEAPKSSPFKTRDEREVAPEQGYDFGGKNLFRLDDEDHDGPRFKMSSSEKKMIIEDENVKTERKFSDREEDTSESHTQVWKNEELDNNNDSHLFSFDDDPNDLEIQSFSFDFENKREEPTDNSFSNSYSDEKKVEFNFTVNEPLVESNYDFGQPKNELESSVVIERKIEETFQTMETFYQTPEQPKVEERSPFQTRAEIETQKQADSEFTFVNKPAEQERVVERRNKLKEFNSRYQNFDIVNEFESVPAFKRKNISIDGSNASDQNINTYLSDNNGNMQIRENRFLNKDVD
- the ftsA gene encoding cell division protein FtsA translates to MENQEYSVGLDIGTTKIVAIVGRRNAHGKIEILGVGKAKSLGVHKGIVNNISQTINSIKAAVAEAQSSSGVPIHKVTVGIAGKHIRSLQHSDYIMREKPDKFITDDDIEALKDQVKKLVMLPGEEIIHVLPQEYKVDSEGEIQEPVGMHGKRLEANFHVVVGQMGSIRNIARCVREAGLEMEALTLEPLASSEAVLTKEEKEAGVAIVDIGGGTTDIAIFKDNIIRHTCVIPYGGGIITEDIKEGCSIIEKHAEQLKVKFGSAVPELEKDSTFVTIPGLHGRPDKEISLKTLAQIINARVEEILEMVNTELKAYGAFEQKKKLIAGIVLTGGGSNLKHLRQLANYTTGFDSRIGFANEYVANDKNQYLKGPEFATSIGLLMESLKIRDKKTIAVEEEVEAEVENKIEQNVEEINNNAESQTLVTPQVEEEVKVPVQTSRSSKPTFGQSLMEKVKKFFEEVE
- a CDS encoding BrxA/BrxB family bacilliredoxin yields the protein MYPTDLVMPMKAELTDKGFADLATPAQVEDALKQSGTTLLVINSVCGCAAGAARPGVVYSLTGEKKPDHLTTVFAGFDKEAVEAARKHLAPFPPSSPCVALFKDGELVHMLERHHIEGNPAGAIAANLQAAYDEYC
- a CDS encoding endonuclease/exonuclease/phosphatase family protein, which encodes MKRFPFLLFIHLGVLILLLSTFANAWIPPNYFSKLNLLSLGFPYLIFAHLIFTLIWIIKKKKIALVFILSTFIFYNPVRRWVNFSPKNNEIDSAKTDLKVLTFNVKYGSSGWSKVKKYITDQNADIILVQEKDTNRAVRSDLIKYPSVILKTKHKIIRQGDLINDDSKGNSFYADIDINGKIVRVINVYLEPFRLNKNMLGMEDKNSEKQEKNKIEALLSRLIPTFKTHEDQVRKIRKAVDHSPYPVILAGDFNSVPNSWEYYNLVKNLDDVFVKAGNGSSTSFHDYKFPLRIDYIFASSSIIPKSYKVDYSVKLSDHYPVIAEFLLN
- a CDS encoding rhomboid family intramembrane serine protease; this translates as MFNNIPPLTRGLIIINVIVFIVVTLLNNNQVNAYLAAFYPFSPFFHSWQIITHMFMHGSFMHILFNMLTLFSFGPILEQSLGDKKFLILYFLSGLGAFFLFNLWNFVEVEQIKGSLESFGFDINSYLAGESVQFRGNPEAVLVQQGLIENLKDIISVPMVGASGAIFGVIAAFATLYPEAKIGIMFIPVPVKVKYVLPVVIVVSIALGVTGNVGGIAHLAHVGGAIVGFILALIWKRHLYRFK
- a CDS encoding GH3 auxin-responsive promoter family protein → MATKALFNTVVNWFIKQRIDQIQNFMDYPIDTQKGILFSQLFHAEDTEYGKKYGFNSISSYQDFKNKVPIVSYEEFEPYVERARQGHKDVSWPGYIKHFAKSSGTTNAKSKFIPISAESLEYCHLKAGKDMVSIYANNHPENQLFTNKNLRLGGSSELYADFNTKFGDLSAILIDNLPFWVEITTTPSKKVSLMGEWESKLKAIVSEVKNEDVGSILGVPSWMMVLLQRVLKETDVKSVSELWPNLEVFFHGGISFKPYKEQYKPIIGKDINYYEIYNASEGFFGIQDRSNSDEMLLMLDYGIFYEFIPMDEFYHSNRKVVSLEGVEVGKNYAMVITTNGGLWRYLIGDTVVFTSISPFRIKITGRTKHYINAFGEELMITNVESALSKACSETKSSVTDFTGAPIFMKENEGGAHEWIFEFSEHPENLEVFTDIFDRHLKTINSDYEAKRYNNITLRKPVVHIARPNLFYSWLESKGKLGGQNKVPRLSNDREYIDPLLELNRVRV